From Leptolyngbya sp. KIOST-1, one genomic window encodes:
- a CDS encoding diguanylate cyclase domain-containing protein produces MTHHLPPPSALSQETILAAVSAVWDAAEQTHDLDSFLQQGVDILRRILHADRVVVYRFLANHDGVIAAESVGAGWLALRGELIYDPCFENGWGDRYRQGHVGLVADVQHDSLEPCYASLLTRMQVQAKVAVPVFAGPDLWALLIVHHCESPRQWHPSHCDLLKHVARQIGHTAFQSQLQHRLLVAQQQLEQRQVAASQAEELFQLFTEHVDQLLFVRDAASGQFLYVNTAFERIWEQPAAALYADPNLWLDQIHPDDLPQVQTSLSRQFEGNSVRREYRILRPSGSVRWIKAQVRVVEDDQGQPQYMVGWAEDCTDRRELQAHLRATETTLSRRVGQEQLLRILTARMRETLNFGTILSATVAGIKTVFNADRAVIFQILANGDRRIAHQANHHPYAAVTSAMIPPGPLPAPYLAKLQSGQPQIHNDIATDPWPSAIAAFLSHIEVKSAMVAPIAHPSGGDRHPVWGILVVHACGENRQWQPFEANMLQHFADQLTTALHQAELYRKLQAANRELDRIARVDSLTQLANRRGLDDHLNQEWQRLGRERKPLSVVLADVDFFKSYNDTYGHGAGDHCLVVIASAIRHGIRRPADLAARYGGEEFALVLPDTDTAGAIQVVQLVRHHLQSLGLPHGASPNRPTITLSFGIATLVPDPEQPAESILTAADQALYRAKAAGRNQYQVFQA; encoded by the coding sequence CCCCCATCGGCGCTCAGCCAAGAGACCATTTTGGCGGCGGTATCGGCTGTCTGGGATGCCGCGGAGCAGACCCACGACCTGGACAGCTTTTTGCAGCAGGGGGTAGATATCCTGCGGCGCATCCTTCACGCTGACCGGGTGGTGGTCTATCGGTTTTTGGCTAATCACGATGGCGTCATTGCGGCTGAGTCGGTGGGGGCTGGCTGGCTGGCCCTGCGGGGGGAGCTGATCTACGATCCCTGCTTTGAAAATGGTTGGGGCGATCGCTACCGCCAGGGCCACGTTGGCCTGGTTGCCGACGTGCAGCACGACAGCCTCGAACCCTGCTACGCCAGCCTGCTCACCCGAATGCAGGTCCAGGCCAAGGTAGCGGTGCCTGTATTTGCTGGCCCCGACCTGTGGGCGCTGCTGATTGTGCACCACTGCGAAAGCCCCCGCCAGTGGCATCCGTCCCACTGCGACCTGCTCAAGCACGTGGCTCGCCAGATCGGCCACACCGCTTTTCAAAGCCAGCTCCAGCACCGGCTTTTGGTGGCTCAGCAGCAGCTTGAGCAGCGGCAAGTTGCGGCGTCGCAGGCCGAAGAACTGTTTCAGCTCTTTACCGAGCACGTTGACCAACTCCTGTTTGTCCGCGATGCGGCGTCGGGGCAGTTTTTATACGTCAATACCGCCTTTGAGCGGATTTGGGAGCAGCCCGCCGCCGCTCTCTACGCCGACCCCAATCTCTGGCTGGACCAGATTCATCCCGACGACTTGCCCCAGGTGCAGACCTCCCTGAGCCGCCAGTTCGAGGGCAACTCGGTGCGGCGGGAATATCGCATTCTGCGGCCCAGCGGCAGCGTGCGCTGGATCAAGGCCCAGGTGCGCGTGGTCGAAGATGACCAGGGCCAGCCGCAGTACATGGTGGGCTGGGCCGAAGACTGCACCGATCGCCGCGAACTACAGGCCCATCTGCGGGCCACCGAGACCACCCTCAGTCGTCGGGTGGGGCAGGAGCAGCTGCTGCGCATCCTGACCGCCCGCATGCGCGAGACCCTAAACTTTGGCACCATTCTGTCGGCCACGGTGGCGGGGATCAAAACGGTGTTTAACGCCGATCGCGCGGTGATTTTTCAAATTCTGGCCAACGGCGATCGGCGCATTGCCCACCAGGCCAATCACCACCCCTACGCCGCCGTCACCAGCGCCATGATTCCGCCCGGACCGCTGCCCGCCCCCTACCTGGCCAAGCTGCAATCCGGGCAGCCCCAAATTCACAACGACATTGCCACCGACCCCTGGCCCTCCGCGATCGCGGCTTTTTTAAGTCACATCGAGGTCAAATCGGCGATGGTGGCCCCGATTGCCCATCCCTCGGGGGGCGATCGCCATCCGGTGTGGGGGATTTTGGTGGTGCATGCCTGCGGCGAAAACCGCCAGTGGCAGCCCTTTGAGGCCAACATGCTGCAACACTTTGCCGACCAGCTCACCACGGCGCTGCACCAGGCCGAGCTGTACCGGAAACTGCAGGCCGCCAACCGCGAACTCGATCGCATCGCCAGGGTCGATAGCCTCACCCAGCTGGCCAATCGCCGCGGGCTCGATGACCACCTCAACCAGGAGTGGCAGCGGCTGGGCCGAGAGCGCAAACCCCTCAGCGTGGTGCTGGCCGACGTCGATTTTTTTAAGTCCTACAACGATACCTACGGCCACGGGGCCGGTGACCACTGCCTGGTTGTTATCGCCAGCGCCATTCGCCACGGCATTCGTCGCCCTGCCGATTTGGCGGCCCGCTACGGGGGTGAAGAATTTGCGCTGGTGCTGCCCGATACCGATACCGCCGGGGCTATTCAGGTAGTGCAGCTGGTACGCCATCACCTGCAAAGCCTGGGCCTGCCCCACGGGGCCAGCCCCAATCGCCCCACCATCACGCTGAGCTTTGGCATCGCCACGCTGGTGCCCGACCCAGAACAGCCGGCGGAAAGCATTCTGACGGCGGCTGACCAGGCGCTCTACAGAGCCAAGGCCGCGGGCCGCAACCAGTACCAGGTGTTTCAAGCCTAG